The Mangrovibacterium diazotrophicum DNA window AAGATTCCTTCAACAAAGCACGCACTTTGTCGAAACCGATTTTCACTTCAAAATTATCCGGATATATTTTCGTCATCAGTTTTTATTTGCTGGCGCAAAAATAACAAGAAGTTTTTTAGTTCCGAGATTTCCGGGCGTGTTTGCCGCGGATCTTTGCCAGCACCTCCCCATTCGGGGATATCTTTCAGAAATAATCAGGAATTAAACTTGTTCTCGACCATGCGTAAGAAATTCGAAGCGTTGAAAGGCTTGCCCAGGTAATTGTCCATCCCGGCTTCCAAACAATGTTTGATATCCCCGTCCGCATCACTAGCCGTCATGGCAATAATAAATGCTTTTTTGAGCATTTCCTGCTCTTTTTCGAACAGACGAATGACCAAGGTCGACTCACATCCATTCATGACCGGCATCATCGCGTCCATTAATATCACATCGTAGGGAACTTTTTTATACTTCTCAAAAGCCTCCAATCCATTGTAGGCACTATCGATTTCAGAAAATCGCCCCCGCAACGACAATGTAACAACCCGATGATTAATCGGACTATCGTCAACCACCAGTAATTTTAAACCGTTGAAATCAAGATCCTCTGACATTTTGCGTTAAAATATATTTGTTAGTCAACCGGAG harbors:
- a CDS encoding response regulator, with the translated sequence MSEDLDFNGLKLLVVDDSPINHRVVTLSLRGRFSEIDSAYNGLEAFEKYKKVPYDVILMDAMMPVMNGCESTLVIRLFEKEQEMLKKAFIIAMTASDADGDIKHCLEAGMDNYLGKPFNASNFLRMVENKFNS